The following coding sequences are from one Bos indicus x Bos taurus breed Angus x Brahman F1 hybrid chromosome 5, Bos_hybrid_MaternalHap_v2.0, whole genome shotgun sequence window:
- the KRT1 gene encoding keratin, type II cytoskeletal 1, giving the protein MSRHFSSRSGYRCGGGGGGFSSGSAGVVSYQRRSTSSSVRRSGGGGGRFSGGVCGGGAGGGFGSRSLINLGGSKSISISVAGGGGRGGFGGGYGGGYGGGGFGGGGFGGGGFGAGGFGVGGIGGGFGGGGFGGGGFGGGGFPVCPGGIQEVTINQSLLQPLNVEIDPEIQKIKSREREQIKSLNNQFASFIDKVRFLEQQNQVLQTKWELLQQINTSTRTYSLEPLFEAYISRLRRTVDQLKSDQSRLDSELKNMQDLVEDYRKKYEDEINKRTNAENEFVGIKKDVDAAYITKVDLQAKFDNLLQEIDFYKTLYQAELSQMQTHISDTNVILSMDNNRNLDLNSIIDEVKAQYEEIAQRSKAEAEALYQTKYEELQITAGQHGDSLKNTKVEISELNRVIQRLRSEIDSVKKQISSLQQAISDAEQRGENAIKDAQNKLNELEDALQKAKEDMARLLRDYQELMNTKLALDVEIATYRTLLEGEESRMSGECVPNVSVSVSTSHTSISGGGGRGGVGFSSGGGGYGSGGGGGYGSGGGSSYGSRAGGSYGSGGGSSGSRRGGSGGGGGSSGGSFISSGGRASSTKTSGGSSSVKFVSTSYSRGPR; this is encoded by the exons ATGAGCCGACACTTTAGCTCCAGGTCCGGGTACCGTTGTGGCGGTGGAGGAGGGGGCTTCAGCTCTGGCTCTGCAGGGGTGGTCAGCTACCAGCGCAGGTCCACCAGCAGCTCTGTGCGCCGCAGCGGCGGAGGTGGTGGGAGATTTTCTGGTGGAGTGTGTGgcggtggtgctggtggtggttttgGAAGTCGGAGTCTCATTAACCTTGGTGGCAGCAAAAGCATCTCCATTAGTGTGGCCGGAGGAGGTGGACGTGGTGGTTTCGGTGGTGGTTATGGCGGCGGTTATGGCGGTGGTGGCTTTGGGGGTGGCGGTTTCGGTGGTGGTGGCTTTGGGGCAGGCGGTTTTGGAGTTGGTGGCATTGGGGGTGGCTTTGGGGGTGGTGGTTTTGGCGGAGGTGGTTTTGGTGGGGGCGGTTTTCCTGTCTGCCCTGGTGGCATACAGGAAGTCACCATCAACCAGAGCCTTCTGCAACCCCTCAATGTGGAAATTGATCCTGAGATCCAAAAAATAAAGAGTCGAGAAAGGGAGCAGATCAAGTCCCTCAACAACCAGTTTGCCTCCTTCATCGACAAG GTGAGATTCCTGGAGCAGCAGAACCAGGTGCTTCAAACAAAATGGGAACTGCTGCAGCAGATAAACACCTCCACTAGGACCTACAGCTTAGAGCCCCTCTTTGAGGCGTACATCAGCCGTCTTAGAAGGACTGTGGACCAACTGAAGAGCGACCAGTCTCGGCTGGATTCAGAATTGAAGAACATGCAAGATCTGGTGGAAGATTATAGGAAAAA GTACGAGGATGAGATCAACAAGCGGACAAATGCAGAGAATGAGTTTGTGGGCATCAAGAAG GATGTGGACGCTGCTTACATCACCAAGGTGGACCTTCAAGCCAAATTTGACAACTTGCTTCAGGAAATTGATTTCTACAAAACACTCTACCAAGCA GAGCTGTCTCAGATGCAGACTCATATCAGCGATACCAATGTTATCCTTTCCATGGACAACAACCGCAATCTGGACCTGAACAGCATCATTGATGAAGTCAAAGCCCAATATGAAGAGATTGCCCAGAGGAGCAAAGCTGAGGCTGAGGCCCTGTACCAGACCAAG TATGAAGAGCTCCAGATCACTGCTGGGCAACATGGAGACAGCTTGAAAAATACAAAGGTGGAGATTTCTGAGTTGAATCGGGTGATCCAAAGACTTAGATCTGAGATCGACAGTGTCAAGAAGCAG ATCTCTTCGCTGCAACAGGccattagtgatgctgagcaacGTGGTGAGAACGCCATTAAGGATGCCCAGAACAAGCTGAATGAGCTGGAGGATGCCCTGCAGAAGGCCAAGGAGGACATGGCCCGCCTGCTGCGCGACTACCAGGAACTGATGAACACCAAGCTGGCCCTGGATGTGGAGATTGCCACCTATAGGACCCTCCTGGAAGGAGAGGAAAGCAG GATGTCTGGAGAGTGTGTCCCGAACGTGAGTGTGT CTGTGAGCACCAGTCACACCAGCATCAGTGGCGGCGGTGGCCGAGGAGGTGTTGGTTTTAGCTCCGGTGGCGGCGGCTACGGTTCTGGAGGTGGCGGCGGCTACGGCTCTGGAGGTGGCAGCAGCTATGGCTCCAGAGCTGGTGGCAGCTATGGCTCTGGAGGAGGCAGCAGTGGGAGCCGTAGAGGTGGCTCTGGAGGAGGCGGTGGCAGCTCTGGAGGCAGCTTCATCTCCTCTGGAGGTCGGGCATCCAGCACCAAGACCTCTGGTGGCAGTTCCAGTGTGAAGTTTGTTTCCACCAGCTATTCCAGAGGGCCCAGATAA